Below is a genomic region from Rosa chinensis cultivar Old Blush chromosome 5, RchiOBHm-V2, whole genome shotgun sequence.
GTGATGAAGATTTTGGTTTTGCCTAAGAGAAAGCAGAATTAAAGCACCTTTCCTTTTGCTTTCGGAGCGTCCTTAATTACACATCAATAATTGTTCCTAGTATATATTACAATGACAATTTACAGTACATGTTACAACCTTCCCAGCATCGAAGATCAATAAGTTGATTGTGTTAGCATTAGTAAAGAATTATATTGTTACATTTACTAGGCATGGGAGAAGAAATATCTGAAACATTCACTTCCCTCAAACATTGCTGAAGGTGTGTTCAGTACTTCAGCATGTAGGGTCAACTTAAATACTGAAGGTTTGTTCAGTATTTAATTAAGTTGATTGTGTAAGGAGTACGTGGACCATCAACGTGTCAATACCAAATGAATCAACGACAAATCCTATCCCTACTCGATCCAAACGTATGAGCAAATGTTATTTGAAACCAGCTACGTTAGATGACTTTGATCTGTGAGTGCGTGACAAGTAATGTATTGACAATGTTATTTTTGGTCCAAAATGTTGGATGACTATATGAGATCCTAACTTCGAATTCTCtgttttaataaataaaacactGCATCTTAGCCTCTTGGTAGGTAGAGGGTGGAAACTAGAAAGTCACGAACCAATTGCGCCCAACAAGACTAATGTGACCAACAGTGTCCTTTCTACTCTATATTTCAAAGCAGAGCTCAATTATCTACGAGAAGTCTCATCACTCACTTGCCCCTCTCTTCTCCACAAGAGCTGAAGATCattgtaaattgaagaaagGTTTCTGTTCTTATCGACCGAGTGATCCACTCTGGTGGATGAAACAAGGCGTTACAAGTCCACTGTCGCATGTCTAATATTTTGATATTTCAGTTTTGAATGGGTGGAACCGGTAAAATTCTTCTCCATTATTTCAGAAATAAAGACCAGCTTAATTTTATCAGCATATATCGCATCATCCAAAATGCAAATCCTCACTTCTTTTGTAAACTCATAAGAGACCATATgagtaaagaaaagagaaaactgCAAAATGCACAACAATTTGGCATTGTGTGAGCGCTTCGTTGTGGTCAATGATGTTTAAGCATCTACTTTTTGATATCATCTtcattttatataatttatggATCACATGAGCCATGAGAATTGTAATACATTGCATTAGTTGAAAAGTAAATTGTAATGAAACATTTTATTTTAATCAAGGAAGAAGCAAGTATTTTCATTTATATTAGTAGGAAATTCAGTAATTTTAGAAAttgaaaatacatattcattGTGAAAAGTTGCAATAAAAAGTATAATACATTCTTTCGAGCGGAAACTACCAGATAATTGCacattgataatcgttaagctCATATAATGTCTGTAGAGTTTGGGATCAATAATTGAATTTGTTTATTACCTTATCAACAGTATGAAAACGTGGACCAAAACAAATACATGCACTAAGCATACTAGAAGAAATTTCATAAATAGCCACTTAGCTCTGGTTTACCAGAATCACCCTTATAGCACTGCAAAGAAAATCGTCTGCTATGTCTGAGTATTGAAAATCAGAATGCATGCCGTGGCAGACGAATTGCAAAGCATTTGGGAAATAGGTTTTCTAGCTATTGCTCTTCTATTATTAAGAAACAAcgtcttttttttcttaaatgatTTTTCCATATCTAGATTCATCTATGTTTTCAAGGGTGTTCTTTTCAATCTTGAGTGGTTTTACAGTTGGCCTCACCGAGATTAGCAATTCATTTGAGCACTCCTAGTGAAGCctcctctgtttcttcttctatgCTTCTTACCTAGcttctaaaaagaaaaagagaaattacCCCAGGACTCTATATAAGAAACTCCGTATGGATGCACACACTGATACACATATTTGGGAATAGTTTTAAGTAATTATGCAATTACGCATCTCATGCGAATAGCTGCATGAAATGAAGTTATCCTGTGTACTTGACAACACTAATGAATTCAGTCCATAGTTAAACATTGCAGGCATATTTTTGAAACTTTCAAGTGTCGCGAGGTAAATTTACTGTTTTTGTGGTTACTAATATGCTCTTGTgctattctttaaaaaaaaaaaacttgtgctAAACTTCTAGTAGACTTCTGAGAAAGCTTTCTGATGTTTTTTTATTCAAGATTTCAATGTTCACAAAGGAAGAAAGGAACAATGCTGCAGAACACAAAGCATTTGTAATACCAGGAACAAGAAGGATTTGATCATTCTGTGAACCCTTACACGTAGGGAACTGCCGTCCTCTGTGTTTCAGTAGATCCTGCTACCATATCATCCCACACCAGATCGGAGAGTGCCATTGTCAATTCTCCCACCTTCCCTGTTGTCgcaaacaaaaatagaaaatgcaTTATAACTTGAATGATTATAAATAGCAAAGTCATCTATTCACTTAGAGGGGAAAATGAGTTTAATCATCAAGAGAAAGTCATTACCATCGCCAACGGGCTGTTCGTCCCACGCGATAATTGGCAACAGCGGCAGTGTGCTTCCTACAAACATCATCTCTGCTGAGCTTTTGGCTTCTTCCACACTAATGTTTCTAGTTGTCACACCTTTCAGACGCcccgattcaaccaacttgggTGCTAGTTCAAGAAGCCTTAACACGGTACAACCACTGAGGATCTTGTCAAAGAAGGGTACAATAAGCTCCttgtcatgtgttataaaagCTACATTCACATTTGGACCTTCTGCTATGTAACCCTTCTCATCCACCCATATGGAAGCAAAGGCTCCTTTGTCTTCAGCTTCCATTTTTGCAAGGATATTCGGAAGGTAGTTCACATTCTTCATTGTCGCCATTTCTGGTGACTTCATGGGAATAGAGGAAGTGATCACTTTAACCCCTTCTTTGCACTGATTGAAGTCCTCATCAATGACTACTGCATAGAATGCAGATGTTGGGCACCCTGTAGGTTGGAGCAAAAAATCACCAGGACCGGCACTCATCCAATATCGTAGAGTTCCTTTCTTGATCTGTGATGCTGCCGCCAGCTGCACAAGAATGCTCCGAAGAGTTGACCGATCAAAGGGAGAGGGGATCCTTGCTTTTGAAGCTGATCTGAGGAAGCGGTTTAGATGGACATCCAGCTCATACAGGTATCTGCaggaatcaaaatcaaatttacAACTCAAGCTCATTCTCACTTGACCCCAAAAAAAGCTTAAGCAGTTAGGAAATGAAGCAACAATGTATATCAAGCTAACAAACTCTAGCTAACAAATAATACTAAACTTGGAAACCTAGAATTGCATGAACTAATTTTTGCAATAGAAATGTTGCAAATCATAAGCGCTATGAAACTGGAGATGTCTCAAAGAAATTGTATTGAAGAGGAAATTGTAATGCCTACCCATTTAAGAGAATGGCTGTGTCAAACACACCATGGCCTCGATGAACCATGTGATCGTCTATTGGAATCACCATCAAAGCTGGATCAAGAATGATTCCACCATAAGTGCTGGAATACATGGCTGGGTATGGTTTCTCTCCTGCTTTGCTCCACTTCTCATGAAGCTTTTCAAGCAACTGCTCAATTCATTAACCAGCATGAACTTACAGACCATATTGCTTCTACCCATGTAAAATTTGAAACAAAGAGTAAAAACATATGCTACAACAACCAGTGCCTAATCATATAGTGAGTCAAAATTACAGAAGCCCAAGTTGTCTGTGAGAGTAAAATTAGTGGTTTTGAGTTCTCACCTCAGATGATGATCTGAACACATGAACCTTAAAATCCTCGACATTTCCAGCCTCCAATGAATCTTCAACAAAGCAAACAATAGAAAGTAAATGAACAACAAAAGCACCAAGTATattcacaataaataaaaatattcaaCTCAAATGGAAAAACTCCAAATCAGTCTTACCTGATTTCGGATCAAAAGAGGAGCTGTAGCTAGCCATGGATCAGCAGAAGCAGAAATCAACAGAGTTAATACAAATTAGCAGTAGAGTGAGGAAGAAGGTTGAATAATGGATTGGTATGAACTGGGTTTTATTGACATTACTTAAAACTATAAATTAATTGGAAGGAGGGGAATCCATTTCTGTTTCAACCCTTTGTTTGTCTTGCAGTGTTGTGGATAGTAGTGTCAGCTGAACTGACTTTTGTTCTTTCTGATGCACCTTGTTGGTGGAGAGATTCTCTATGTAGGTACACTGTGATGAATTAAAGTAATACTGAATCTTCTTGTATGCTATTGGTTTACATATATGCTGACAACAATGATTATGTGTAACTAAAAGTCTAATAAAACAAGTATAAATCAAGGTTCATTATCAAATCATACCTGCTCTGTCTTTATATATGGCAAAAGATGAGGAATAAGACAAGCAGGAACGCCATTAACATTCGGACATTTAGTAGTTCAAATTAATTTGTTACCAGAAATCCATATTTTTGTATTGAACTGTGTCCACATTGAAAGTAACTACATTACCATCATTTCCATTTCATGGTCATCACTCATCAGTGTCGGTGACATGGTTTCCTGGTCTGACAAAAGTTTTCGAAGCAAAAACGCCTAGAGGAACATGCCTTAAGTAGCTGGTTGTTTCAGATTATGAATAACTGCGCTTCAATGTTTTAAAGGAACTATATCTTGGTTCTGTGTACTCTAGCTGCAGCCGGAAAACGCAATTGATCATAACCGAGTTCTGTTTTTGGTCAATTGTAACGCACTTGGGGGTATCACAATTGTGTACATGCTAGTTCTACAGTGCTGTCTGTTGTCAGTTTTACTCTACAAACAAAAAACCCAGCTGATTTAATGTTTTCATTTCATTGTCACTTCCAAAATGAATATAGACTTTCAACTTCTAAAAAGCAGGGTTTTCATGTAATGATTGTTAATTTCCAATAAATGAGGAAACAAGGCTATTTATCATTAGAAATTCCATTTCAAAATATGTAGAAATTGATTTCCCTTGATTACTTTAAGCTATTACATTCTATGCATTATATAGATGTGAGTATTGACAGTTACATGAATCAACAATATTACATTAACAACAGTATCAAAACCGAAGCATAATCCTAGGAAAACGGTAAACTAGCTGTAGACAAACTTAATCAATGGAGGAGATTGATGTTCGTTAACAAAATATATTGGATATTTCTTTGTAACTGGCATATATATACGCATATATCTATCTATAATTTTCCTGCATGCCTTTGATAGAAACATTTCGTCCTCCTAAAAGCTTCTTCAAGAGAAGGTGGATCAGCAGCAAATGTAACGCGTATCCAGTTTTTCAGCCCTACTGCTGTTCCTGCAAAACGAATCAATGTAATGTAAACCATTTGTTACTCATTATGGAGGTGATCATAAACTCCTGCATAATCGTAAGTTCGTAACTACTTGCTTAGTGGAGCTTAGAGGAAATATTAAGTTGAAAATATTGCTTCTGATAGATTTCTCAGATGGATTCTATACTCAAAATATAAGACTGAAATTACATCAAGTTACATATGTACACCAAATGTCCAAAAATCCTCTTAATCGGGTAATTTATACAATGAATGTAAGACTGAGATCTTAGACTGTAAGACTGTAAAGGGATCAAGCTTTCATTAAAGTACTCTGGAGGTTTGCCAAAGAAAAAGTATAGGGATCCCAAGCTTGAGTTTTTGATTAATCACCACCTCATCTCAAATCAGGGATGGACCTGGGAGGTAGTGGACTGATAACCAAAATCTCTAACTTGAAAAGTACATGTCTTGTAAATGACACTTTGGGGAGACTCGCCATTGAAGTTAGCATCCATGATCCACCTGTTTCTAACATTACTTAAGCCCAAAACTACCTAAATGGGTAGAAATTGGAGTATTCAactcaaaacaaatcaaaagttGGTGGACACTTCAAACTATTATATATTGTAAGACAAGGCTTAACATTTCCGACATGGGATGCAATTTCAATATGCTTATTCCATGtgtggcacaacttgatccaaaCAGTGGCCTGCTTTGATACCAGAAATTGGAGCATCCCATCCAAAATTATTGGGAATGAGTGGAAGGACGAGGACATTGTATACTGTAAACCCGTAATGCAAGGTTTAGCTTTCCTAATGAGGATGCATGTTATACAGCTAGTGGGTCTAGGGCTAACTGTCTAAAAGAATGGAGCCTTCTTATTGTTCTGTTACTACTTTCTGATGTCCACTAGCTCACATGTGGTATAAGAACATCACAACATGACTTGTGGTTGGTGGTTGATTGTCCACAATGAGAAGAATAGCAATTGGCATTCTGGGCAACATATCATGTTTGTAAAGATCCTAAAAAGACGCCAAATAATCTTCTAGAGAAAGAAAAGACGCAAGTGACCAAGATCACATTTATGTAATGCAACAGACCAAGATCACATTTATGTAATGCaacagaacaaagaaaattcaTAAATCTGACATATTGCAAAAGTTGTACTAAATAAATTTTTGATTGACAATTTCTTACCTGGAAGAAAGATAACAGATTCCTCTTTGGCCAGCTTGAAACAAAAATCTATATCATCACTAATATCTTCCAGTAGTGAAAGGTCTAGTTTCACCtgcatcacaaaaaaaaaaaaatcaagcttCTACATCTACCTACACAATAATGCTAACTCCAAAGGAAGGAAAAACTACATTCTGCTATTGTTTACTCACCATTACAGCCATAGAACCCTCTGGTTTGTTTGGACAGGTAAGACAAGGGATGTCCTTTATCTTATCAGAACAAATATCTGATGACTGCTTCAATAAATAGATAGTTTTCTTGAAGAAGACATCTTCAGTTTTCTCAAGGATGCTCGGAACTGCTGCCTATAACTTGCCAATTATGTCATTAATAAAAGAGGGATGAGAAATAAATTGAATATTTGACATGAATAATTTAAGCTTGCGAAATTCACAATAGTTTCAGACTTTCACCTAAAAGTTACTGTCTACATTTCATGTGGCTGAAGCAATACCCAAAACTTTTGGTGGCTGACAGACTAAGGTCACAAGCATGAAGCTAGCTAGTAATGGTACTCTTAAGAAAATTTATCTCATATCGTATAGCCAACTTATCTCTCATATTGTAACTAGTCAAGTCAACATTACAGCCAACTTGAGTAGTTACAGAGGAATGGAACATAGATATGTTGTATTTTTCAGGTCTTGACAGCAATCCAGAGGGACTGTGcccaaatttttatttaattactaATTTGGAAAGAGTTTTAATATAAAGTAACTTTTGAAGCCAGAAGCTGCAACTTGCAGGATCTGAAATTAAAGAATTTTACTAATCAAGAAAACTAGTATATGTGTTCAAGAACTTTAAAACAAGCATTGGAGATACCAACCTGAATGAAGGTTGCAGGACCGCCCAAAATATCAAAATATTTCTTAATGCGCTCAATAACCTGAATAGAAAAGAAGTAGAGTGAGTTTACATCACTACGATAAGTGAAAAGTTATTGATTTTAAAGATGTGAGCAGGGTACTAGTAACAACACAAATTTCAACTTTGATATACGAATAGGAAAAGCACAAGTTTCCTTATGATTCTATTATGAATGGAAAATGTCCAGATTGGCCAATTTATAACTGTATCTATATTTGGGAAGTGCTTCAAAATGCTAAACCTGACGAAAAATACAGACCGTTTGACATCAGTGTCATGTAATGCAGTTAAATGGCAATCTGTTTATTGAAACTGGATCATAATTGTTTAACATACTATAGAATGAGTATAATGAGATTGCTGATAACCACAAAGTGGAGAAATACGAAACTCTGCTAAAGAAATACTAAAGAGAGAGAACCTTGGGTTTTCTAAACATGCCACAGGGATCAGTTGTCACAAACCAACCAAGCCGCCATCCAGGAACTATCCATCTCTTTGATAGAGACCCAAGAGTAAGAACAGGAACAGTTGATCCAAACACTCCCATTGGCACAAACGGTTTATCCCCAAAGGCAAGGTGTCCATAAACTTCATCAGCAATTACAAGAATTCTCAGTTTCTTTGCAGTTTCTGCAATCTAATGCAATACAAAAACAATAAGTCAAAACCATAACCAATGCCAATAACATAAAAAACATGGATTCTCAATGTACGGTATTGTCTTCCGAAGCAAGATCATAGACCACTAACCTTCTCCAAATGTTGGTGACTGTACACATTCCCACAAGGATTTCCAGGGTTTATAATTACCATTGCAACTGTGTTCTGATCGGCAAGAGCTTCAACAGCATCGAGATTAACCTCCCAGCCACTGTCTTGCAAGAGATCTAAATGTCGAACCTCAAGATTTCTAAATGCAGAACAAAGTTCATAAATAGGGAAGCCTGGCCTTGGAAGCAAGATATTTGCACCAGGGCGAGCAAGCATTGCCAATGCGACATCAATTGCTTGTGTGCAACCAGATGTGACAAAAACATCATCTGTTGTTAGATTGTATGGAAGATCCCGGGACAAATATTCAGCAATTGCTCTGCAATGAATTTGGATAATAGAAAAAAGTTAATTTATATACCATTTCATGAAACTAACCCCTCAAGTACAGATCTCTTTGAGCATTTTATCAAACATATTTCCTGCCAACTCCTAAGGAAGTAAAGCAAAAATTGATTTTTCAAGGATTAATTTTCGACAAATAAGAGAAGGTCCGTTATCCAGTTAAAGACTTCAGGTATACTAATTTCACCTCTTGATGAATTCATTATTACTGAAAGTTTGATCAAATCTGGAAAATGGGTCTTTGAGGTTCTTGTATTTCTCTGGGAAAAGTATTACTCGTTTGGCAAGACTCTTCTACTGAAGCTTGGTTTAAACTATATGTAAACACATGAAAAGAAACTGAAAAGAGGACTGTAGTCCACAAATGAGGAAGAATTACAAAGTAGCAAACATTAGGTTGATGTTTGCAAACACCAAAAGACAGGCACTCTTCTGAAAAATGGTATAAACTGTATACAACTACCACCTTTCTGACGTTTTTTTACCCTAACAAGTAGTTTCTTACCTGACAAGGCACAGCAAAGGTTACAGATCATGCCACCCTTTATAATCCATTTCATCTACTAAAAAGTTTTTCCCCTTATACTTTTCCGATTCCTTCTGTTTATCtcgtctcttttctttttcatgagcTGTTCTACTTTCTCTCTTTAATTGGTAAAATAATTAAAAGGCTGATCACCCGGGGAtgttaaaaagaaaattgatctATTAGTGAACAAAACTACAAAGTCTTTCTTtcttccaaaaaagaaaaaaagaacaaagaacccAGAAATCCCATTTGGCAGCACTTGAattcaatgaaaacaagaaaGGCAATTTGaagcaataaataaataaacagagCAAGAATCAATTACCTTCTGGTTTGCGGAAGACCCACAGTGGGAGCATAGCCATTGAACTTGTCTGATTGGATAGCATCAACCACAGTTTCTTGAGCAATATGGGTTGTGTGGAAGCAAGAAAAGGCAGTTGGGTCTCCCATACCCAATGAAATCAGCCTCTTCTTGCTCTCACCTTCATCAACATTTTGCAATAGCATGCTCAGAATGCCTTTAATGGTGATTGTTGCAGCAGTTGTGTCCActagtcctcctcctccttgatGGTTCACATCGGTTCCATTCTCCATGgttgattttggattttgggtttttctTTTCCGTATTGGGAACTGGGATTAGTGGGTTTTGAGGATCAGAGGTATTGAAATAGTAGTCAGGGGAAGGACAGAGACAAATGGAGTGGTTTCAGCAGTACAAGCACCACACGTTGTAACTTCTCTGCATATGCATGGAAACAAAAACTAATTAGGGGGGTTGGAGGTTCCAGTTCCACAAAATTACAAACACTTGCATTTTTGTAAGAAATTTTATTATACTGTACCAAGATCATCACACGTTAAAAAAGAGATTTTGGCAGTTTCTTGCATTCTCACAAGTGGTTGCCTGGAAAACAAAAAGGTTTAGGTTAAAGTTTTTTAGGGTGTCTATAGGAAGGGTGTTAGAATATCGAGTCTCGAATAGTAATAGGTAACATTTGAGTCTCTTTATCCATTTTTGATTCAATTTGGGTCCTAATAAATACTAGTATTTATCTACACATGTTCTGCATGTgtaagttattattatttttttcttcagaaaataaaaaagaaaagaattggtTATtgcagacaaaaaaaaattggagagagaaaagtgggctgtgggtattttttttaaataaaaatacattttgtaaatgtctcTATTATCCtcgtgatttaatttattctcaaagtttattaattttCTAGAGTtaattctgtcaaaattttagattttgtctAACAAAGCCTCTatttttaataatagtatagatatattttaGAGTATCTCATGTCTTTATTTAGACAGatcatctctctctcaactAAACAAATCATTCAATTTCATGTAAATAAATCTTTGTGCGTACTAATGTAAACATTTCACATGTCAGATTTAATAAGGACACATTTTTCGTCAAGACGTACATTTTCATGAGGGCAATTCTACTAATGCACAACATTATACGTGTCAAACTCAACGGCCACACATTCTTCATATTAACCATTCAGTTAGGTCGCACAATTAAATGCTCAAACTATTAGGGTCACAATTGTGATGGGGGATTTTTCTTGTTACCAAACAAATAATAGGAGTACTACTCAATTGAACTGGTGACGTGAATCATCACAATTCATATTTTTCCAAACTTATACAAGGTGACAAAGCTGTCCCTTTTAGTGCCAAGGGAGTTGTTTTTCAATGAAAGCTTGTTGCACCCAAAGGCCAGGTCCGGGATGATATTTGGTACCAATTGCAACGTACATGTTTGGCTTTCTGCCTAATAAGTCAGCAACTAAAGGGTCGAGAAAGCGTACTCCACATGTAAACATTGGCTGTTGAATGGAATACCCACCGCTCAGATTTCCGTCGGTCTAGTAAATAGAGTCATCTTCATCTTTCTTTTCATGTCGACTTGTGGAGAAGGAAATATCAACGTGGGCTTACTTTACTCTACTCAGGAAATCTTTAGGAAATGGTGCACATGGTCATATTTAACAGAATTTTCATTATTGAGATATTAAAATGTTAAATGATGGagttacaaatttacaataatAAGATATAGATTATTAATAGATTATAGATTTAAGATACTAAAATGTCGTCTAGATATAAtgagggcccttccactaagggattcattttttggtattttttagggattagaccaacttttcgattacatttcgtaatctcaaccgttcagtttttaggtcataatgtgtagatcatctctgcaaattttaagtcaaatcggtgatcgttaaggtatcgaactataataaatcaatggacgaaccgaatctgtccaacttgaactgttcatacttataattgtaaatcacagttttgaataccttaaagataattaatttggctaaaaatttccaaaagtgaTCTGCACATTatgacttaaaaactgaacagttgagatgccaaaatatgatcaaaaagttagtctaatatctctaaaaaagacaaaaaaaaaaaaaagaatccatCACTAGAAGGGTCCTATAGATTAATAGTTCAAAAAATATTTGTGAACTTTGCTCTGTTGTTCTAAATGTTCTTTAGTTTTTTATTAAGAGATGAAAACAAGAGTTATCAGATTAACAATGGGAGAATGAAGACAACCATTTTTTTCGGAGAATGAAGACAAGTAATAATTCTTGTCCATGTTTGAATGCCAAGGTCCATGTTTTTAGTATCTTATTTAAGGGTGTaaagaaataatatttctaAAAATACGAGGCTTGAAGAGAGAGGTAAAACCACAAAAGTAGGTGTTGAGGAACTGAGGAAGTGATGGAGATGCAGCCTGCATGTGTggctaatttcattttattttcctgaCATTTATAGcactgatgaaattaaaagtgtcTCATGTGATATGATTTAGAATATAAAGGTCAGAGAGAGGTGAAATGAAATTTGCTCTAATATatacttcttcttttctccataaaacatttgaaattctcaaagaatttgtttttcttttcatttttcatattaagtgaaaaaaaaagtaggaaattTGGGTCAATTTGTACAAACTAATTCAAACGAATCTGTAG
It encodes:
- the LOC112168181 gene encoding D-amino-acid transaminase, chloroplastic, whose product is MASYSSSFDPKSDSLEAGNVEDFKVHVFRSSSELLEKLHEKWSKAGEKPYPAMYSSTYGGIILDPALMVIPIDDHMVHRGHGVFDTAILLNGYLYELDVHLNRFLRSASKARIPSPFDRSTLRSILVQLAAASQIKKGTLRYWMSAGPGDFLLQPTGCPTSAFYAVVIDEDFNQCKEGVKVITSSIPMKSPEMATMKNVNYLPNILAKMEAEDKGAFASIWVDEKGYIAEGPNVNVAFITHDKELIVPFFDKILSGCTVLRLLELAPKLVESGRLKGVTTRNISVEEAKSSAEMMFVGSTLPLLPIIAWDEQPVGDGKVGELTMALSDLVWDDMVAGSTETQRTAVPYV
- the LOC112168180 gene encoding probable aminotransferase TAT2, which translates into the protein MENGTDVNHQGGGGLVDTTAATITIKGILSMLLQNVDEGESKKRLISLGMGDPTAFSCFHTTHIAQETVVDAIQSDKFNGYAPTVGLPQTRRAIAEYLSRDLPYNLTTDDVFVTSGCTQAIDVALAMLARPGANILLPRPGFPIYELCSAFRNLEVRHLDLLQDSGWEVNLDAVEALADQNTVAMVIINPGNPCGNVYSHQHLEKIAETAKKLRILVIADEVYGHLAFGDKPFVPMGVFGSTVPVLTLGSLSKRWIVPGWRLGWFVTTDPCGMFRKPKVIERIKKYFDILGGPATFIQAAVPSILEKTEDVFFKKTIYLLKQSSDICSDKIKDIPCLTCPNKPEGSMAVMVKLDLSLLEDISDDIDFCFKLAKEESVIFLPGTAVGLKNWIRVTFAADPPSLEEAFRRTKCFYQRHAGKL